DNA from Chelonia mydas isolate rCheMyd1 chromosome 3, rCheMyd1.pri.v2, whole genome shotgun sequence:
gggtgggaggttcaggcaaattgcctggctgctggtttcgcacagccagacaccagggtggttagaagagcacaggagggcgcagtgcgcatcagagaagctttgaaaaccaattgCATGACTGGCCTGGCTAtcgtgtgacagttctgtttgtttctccttgatgaaactccccATACCTTGGTTccctttacttccctgtaagctaaccaccctccccccttcctttgatcaccgcttgcacaGGCAATAAAgacattgttgcttcacattcatgcgttctttattcattcatcacacaaatagggggataactgccaaggtagcccaggaggggtggtgaaggagagaagcaccaggaggggtggtggaggagggaaggacaaggccacacagcactttaaaagtttaaaacttattgaatgccagccttctgttgcttgggcaatcctccggggtggagtggctgggtagccggaggccccccaccgcattcttgggcgtcagggtgagaaggctatggaacttggggaggagggcggttggttacacgggggctgtagcggcagtctgtgctcctgctgcctttcctgcagctcaaccatatgctggagcatattagtttgatcctccagcagcctcagcattcaatcctgcctcctctcatcacgctgccaccacctttcagcttcagccctctcttcagcccgccacttactctcttcagcccgccacctctcctcccggtcattttgtgctttcctgcactctgacattgtttgcctccacgcattcgtctgtgctccatcagtgtgggaggacagcatgagctcagagaacatttcatcgtgagtgcgtttttttcgacttctaatcttcgctagcctctgggaaggagaagatcctgtgatccttgaaacacatgcagctggtggagaaaaaaaaagggacagtggtatttaaaaagacacattttatagaacaatgggtacactctttcaccgTAAACCttactgttaacattacatacatagtacatgtgctttcgttacaaggtcgcattttgcctctccccaccgcgtggctaacagtggggaacatttctgttcagccacaggcaaacagcccaggaggaaagggcacctctgaatgttcccttaagaaaagcaccctatttcaaccaggtgaccatgaatgagatcactcttctgaggataacacagagagataaagaacggatgttgtttgaacgccagcaaacatacactctAATGCTTTGTTCtccaatgattcccgagtacgtgctactggcctggagtggtaaagtgtcctaccatggtggatggaataaggctgccctccccagaaaccttttgcaaaggctttgggagtacatccaggagagccgcgaatgccagggcaaatttttcattcaacatgcttgcttttaaaccatgtatagtattttaaaaggtacactcaccagaggtcccttctctgacgggtaggtccgggaggcagccttgggtgggtttggggggtactagctccaggtccagggtgagaaacagttcctggctgtcgggaaaactggtttctctgcttgcttgctgtgaggtatttacaacctcatcatcatcatcttcttcatccccaaaacctgcctcCGTGTTGCcttcatctccattgaaggagtcaaacaacacggctggggtagtggtggctgaaccccctaaaatggcatgcagctcatcatagaagcagcatgttttcggctctgacccggagcagccgtttgcctctctggttttctggtaggcttgcctcagctccttaagtttcacgcggcactgcttcgggtccctcttatggcctctgtccttcatgccctgggagattttgaaaaatgttttggcatttcgaaaactggaacgtagttctgatagcatggattcctctcctcatacagcgatcagatcccgtacctcccattcggtccatgctggagctcttctaagattctgggactccatcatggtcacctctcctgatgagctctgcatggtcacctgcagcttgccacgctggccaaacaggaaattgaaattcaaaacttCGCGGGCcctttcctgtctacctggccagtgcatctgagttgagagtgctgtccagaacggtcacaatggagcactctgggatacctcacggaggccaatactgtctaattgtgtccacagtaccccaaatttgacccagcaaggccgatttcagcgctaatccccttgtcgggggtggagtaaggaaatcgattttaagagccctttaagtcgaaaaaaagggcttcgtcgtgtggacaggtgcagggttaaatcgatttaacgctgctaaattcgatctcaactcctagtgtagaccagggcttactgaTGCTTTGTCACCTCCCTATCCTGCTCACGGCTCTGCTCCTACGTCTAATGATGCCTTTAgcctgttcaccacagcatcacactggaagctcatgttgacgggcttctccactatggccccgaaaaccctttcagagtcactgctttcctggacaCACTTCCCCATTCTGGAGGTGTGACCGGCATGCCTTGTTGCTAGCTataggaccttgcatttggctctgcTCAAATTTCTTTGCTTTGTATGGGTCTAGTTTACCAAATGAGCCAGATCCCTCTGTATCAttgccctctcctcatcagtaattACCACTCTGCCAGTATTTTGTCACCCACCAGTCTTCTCAGCAGGGATTGTATGTTTGCTCccaaatcactgataaaaattattttaaaaaattagtccttgagagcttcttcagagccttagtacccaggacctgctccccacagcacagtgagaaaaggccgtCCAGCTCTGCTGGTACATAGGGGAGAAGCACAGAACAAACACACCTTTAAGACCTGTGTTGTCCATTGGCTCTGAAAAACATGTGTGGGTCAGCAGCTTACAAATGCACTAcaggcctgtagtgtagacaggtccCAACGGTCTCTCGGTTTCCCACCCTCTAAAATGGGGAGAACCAACAAAACCTTGATTAGCTCTATTTGATagttggggaaaccgaggcacccaGCAGTGAAGAGACTCACTCATAAGCCCAAAAGCAGGAATAGAAAACGGCAGGTCTTCTGATAGCCAGTCCTGGGACCTAGCCCCGCTTATCCTGGCCTCGCTACTCTAACTTTGGTCACAGCCTCCTTGTCTTTTCCTCCATGTCCCTTAACCCCACGTCACTGCACAAGAAAGATTTTCTGTTAGCCAGCTGGCTCTAATGCACGTGGATGTCATTCCAAAAGACGTGGTCTTGCTCAGTCCCATGTTATGGTTGGCGGAAGGAACCACTTGGTGACATTCTAGGGCCTGAGTTATACAAGCCAAAGGATTTCCCCTTCCATTGTGTCGTCAGTAACTTTGAGAGGAAGAAGTTACTGTTAGCCCACAGGTTTCCAGTTTCAACCTGACCCAGGGAGACATGGCCAGGAAAGGGGTTGGAGCTCAACTGCACCTAGCCCAGGTTATGCAGCTCCCTTGGGTAAAGGGAATAATTTTTGGGGTCACGTGACAAGAAGCAGCATATGACTCGGACCCAGGCCCCCTGAGAGATATAAGGGCAGCCTgtgctcagccaggagagagaccccaaggGGCACAGGCATGGGAGGGGCTTGGATAGTCCTTGCAAGGTCAGGGACAAGTCGGGTAGGGGACAGGCTGAGCACTTAGGACAAGACCCTAGGAGGGAACGACTTGGTCGTTCAGGTGACGGGGCAGATAGTCCTCTTGGGTTAGGCTTccagggccagacacccacaggtGAAGGTGATTGTCAGGGCTCCTGGTCTTCTTCCCCAGGGTAGATTTGATAGGGGAGAAGACTGATGCCGTAAGGGGGAAATGAGTTAACTCCTAGGTCACCCAGTGACTTTGTATCACGAATGCATAACCGGAAGGAGCCAATAGAAACATAGACTGCCCACAGAGGGACAATGGAATGTCCCATGGAGGGAAGAGGCTCTCCCCGCCATTTCTTAACCTCGAGGGCTGTTCTCATGATCCCTTTCCTCCTTGGCTCTTTTGAAAGCAAGGTGCTCCTTGTTCCTCACTGCCCCTATCTCCAAAAGCTACTGCATGGTTCTCCTCATTCTGGCCCACTGCTGGCCACTTGTAGCACCCGCAGTCCCAGGCAGCAGGCTTGACACTGCAGGTCTGGAAGTGTCTTCCAATGGAATGAAATAGAGGATATTTTCATTATATTGCcatggggggaggaagaaagaataacccactttgttttctgtctggCCACAAGGCCATGATTTCCAACTTTATGGAATGGGTCGATATCACTCATAAAGTCTCAAGTACACTCCATCTCATTTCTGCCCTTGGAGGATTCACACATGCACACCCTATGCAGGTGTGTGAGTAACATTGGTATTGATTCAAAGTAAAATCAAAGAAATTAAGAGGCTGGATCTGGCTGATGCAAGGTAGGCTCAAGTCGTCTTTTGGGGACTTTTACCAGTACTGACTCTCACTTTGTTTCATGCTCCATCAAAAACTTCCAAACATCACCTTCCGGGAGCAGAACAAAATCAGGACCCAAAATAATATACTTTTGGTTACAATGCAGCGTTCTGCAGCCAGCAGAGTGGATTCTCACCAACGCTCCTCCCGAACCCAGCAAAAGAAAAGCCCAGACAACACAGGGCAAAAAGAATGCCTGCTGCACGAAGCGTCGTCTAAAGTCGCCTTCCAAGGAGTTAAAGAGAAGCTAGGATAAAAAAGGATTCAAAATTCACATTGTCACTGCTTGATGAGATAATAATTCGCTACCCAAAATATGCATCTGCAGCATTAGATCCGCATCTCCAAGATAACAAAAAGCTCTCCTTGGAAAAATATTCCCTCAGGCCTGCTAGGCCTGTTAGCCATTAACAGTATGAAAAGCTGTATCtccaagattttttcccctctgtgtggACTTGTGATGGGGAATACAAACCCCACATTCGGGaagaaggggttaagaagctgctctggcctcagccagcccagctccatcaCACCTGCATGGGGTGCACAGACTGGACGAGGACTTGTGGACAGACCAGGCAAGAGGAAGGACCTCTACCTTGAAGGCCCTGAAGGAAGGCAGGATCTCTCCCTCAGCAACTGCCTGAGGGAAGGGACGACCTGCTCCTCTTGCACCAGGGTttagtgttctgtcccatccacgaggcagccactgcagaggacccagccaccccaccccatgccccactccctgagctgtcTCGTGCCCTGGCAGAGTGTCCTTACCTCCCCGACCCTGGCTGTGTTCCTGTAGCCCAGAagcctgctgtcctggtgccagtcccAGCACCACAGGTCTTCAGCCTCATGGATGGTCAGCCCCGGGAAAGAGACACACACCCACATTTGTCATTCTGGTTGCAGTGcttgtgtccttccaatcccattggtggctgcacagtgggcaGAGTCCTCGCTGCGTGCCTGGCCCAACAGAATTGCAGGGGGTGGTGAAGAACGGAGATACAGAGAGACTCAACCTCCAGCcggggtcagtctgagagaaacTGGCTGAGGTCCCAGTCTCACTCTTCTATGGGGTGTCttttcccagctgggttccttacccctctggtaCAGCAGCATCTGGTAGAGCCGGTAAACTCCCTCCTGGCCTGCCGGCTCATGTCCTTGGCTGGGTCACTGATGAACAGAGCCAGCTCTgccacatggtgacccatcctggggaattctgctgcgttctaatggaagggagagggagaggggactccatcagcattttcctgtcagctcccagtccccactgggccaggactctccttcccctcagcccctctgcaggagatgctggagaATAGAAGCTAGAGCTACACCCTTAATTTCCTCCGCTCCCAAGggagcctggagcacagggatgTGGGCAGGGCCCTCCATGAGGACTTGCTTCCTCAGCTGCTCCAGGATGACACGAAGGCATGAGCCTGGAGCATGGTCCCCTTAAAAGCCCAGAGTCACCACttaaccaggacaagaagaacttgactcaagccaagctcattctctgctctcactctgcctccccaagaggaacactcctaacccacagcccctgcagcaccAGATCCTACAGCCAGTTGGAGCCAGCCCACCTATGCCTGGAGTCAGGAAGCTGGGGTCACAGGTCACTTACATCTaactcagggagggtgatggtgaATCTGAGGAGGGCCGTGCTGCTCCTAatagccctggctctctcctgcGACACCCTGGACATGATCCAGTAGTTCATgggctgtggggaaaagaggCAGCTCAGGATCAATGGGCAGGTGCACGTATTGTGCAAATGAGACCCCCGCGTCCCGCATCCCCAGAGGGCTGAGACATTGTGCGCAGGGTGGAATATCTAATTCTTTGATCGCAGGGCTTTAGAAAGGGATTGTTGCCCCCCGGACTATGCTTGTATCCTGCAGGTCACAACTTGTCATTGTCTCTCTAGATTGGAAGAATGTCTGGTGtcggggctggtcccatcctccctAAACTCTCTCCCTGGCTCTCAAATCCTTGGTTGCGTGAAGGGACTGAGTGTgagcacaatccccccaggaatctCAGGGTCCGTTGGAGAGAAGGGCTGATTCTCTggggtcctcctgtttctctaggaaggagcCCATCACTCTTCTCTGAGGACCAGCTTCTGGATCTCATAGGAGgggttcagactctcactccccaagccAGCCACGGGCCCTGTGGTTATTGCgcaacagaaccaggcagagctctggcttgaactcccagctccttccttAGTCCATCAAGGAGGaagggcctgacactgcattgcactgactgccctgaccaaggacagaccACTGGgggcccagctaggaggacaCACTGGAGAATGGATCGAAGAGTTAAGGTAAAATTGCCCTCACCCCTCTCATcgggctcacctccaagatgtcgTGGAGCCTGTCGCTGTCTGGGGACTCTaccagcaggttccccagcatggcatccatgAGGTTTGGCAAGACCCTATGCAGATCCTGTAAAGCAAGGGAGAGCCATGGCTCAGAGCTAGGGAaactggggctacacctgccacaggatggaAGGAAGGGTCTCTGGGAAGCGCTGGTGAGACCCCCAAAACACATATCCTGGCCTCCCtcattcacatcccactgcaggcaattagcCAGGATCCATGGCAGGATGACAGCAGGCTCTTCAATCCATGACTTAAGCATGATCTACCTGGACTTGGGTGGTGTCCTTCTCCATGCCCAAGGTGAAGACGGCATGCAGGGCAGCTCGAAGGAGGTGGGTCTCTagctctggctccagggcagctgtcatggtgctggcaagagagaggagctggtattAGACTGGGCAGTGCAGAGGTGGCACTGGCACCAACCCGGacgtgaaactgcagggaaatagCCACATGTTGACGAGAATGGAAACTGAAGACACCGAGCcagggaatgacaaggccaaggtttagcagacagacagtggcagggtAAGAATAGAGCctgttccctggaccctgctgcctcctcctctaTCTGATCCTGGGAGTGAGCCTCTCCCCAAAGTCATTGCAAAGTAACTGGAGTGAAAAGAACGGCCCAGCCAGGAGAGAGTGAACCTTCCCAGCACCTCTGCCACAGGAGTCACCCTTGGGAGGTGaccggggagtgggaggggcagtgactcCCAGCCGTAGGCCTCAACAGCACCGGGATTCGGGGAACCGGGGGGAGGGTCTCGGTACCTGAGGTTGCCCACAGAAATCAGGGAGTTAGCAAGGATGGCGCTCGGTGGAGAGATATCGGGCAGCTCCtcaatgagctcctgtgagacccagaggagagaaaggagcaTGAGATTTGGGCCTGACTAACGCTTCTCAGTGAGGAGATGacacagccagcaccccacacagctAGCAAgatccccccacctgcctcctgctcctccgaTTCCTATGCAGTAGTGATCTCAGAATTtctcccatctcttctccccagtCTTCAGGCCCAGCAATCCCTGGCCTCAGTTGCCCCTCCAGAACCAACCATGTCCCATCCATTAGGCTGGGgtgacccctgcccctcccatatctctgtcctccctccagcgGCTGGGCACCTTGTATCACTCACCACAATAATCTCTACAACAGCCGTCTGGCAGCAGTGCGGCTTCAATGTGTCCTgctctctctgctgtgcagcgagACACGCAGGGTGGATGGCATGCAGGAACATGAACTcctgggcctcatcctgcacccaccaggagtggggttaggggagagagagccagtttgccagggacctccctgccccacgcACACCTGCTGCAGTACTCAGACCTGAATGGGGGGTAGTCCAAATCACCCACGACTCCTACacaagcagggtcaggaactgggacagtgcctgTTGGGGGAGGAGACCCCGGCTGGTGTGTGACAAACACCCCAATCGTGGGGGTCCCAGATGATGCTGGAGAAAAGTCCCCGTTAGTGCTGGTGGATCATCAGCGACAAGACGCTCTGCAGGGAGTCAgggtgctgggaaggggcaggacaatctcagttccagcacagctggggaatgTTTCCACCTTTTCTTGGCCTTGGAACTGCTCTTGGGTGTTCTTGACAGCAGCCTCCTCCATGGCCACGTccacccattcctcctcctcataCTCTGAGTCCCTGgcggtccctgcaccagggagagaaggagacaggGTAACTCCTGTTCCACTCGGAGGAAGGACAGGGTCATGGTGGGGCAGtgtgccccctctccacctctaGGACCCGGGGCAGATCAGGCCCCACACTCCCACCTCTCAGtcatgccttcagcccccaactccttcaggaGCCCAAAGCAAAGAGAGCCCCCGAGACTGTCCTGGACTTCCTGCGTGGTGCTTCATCTGCCCCGACCTGGAGCAtcaaggaccaaagtggcagcatctagtATCAGTGGGATTATGTGGCTCAGGCCTGACACCTCGGCTGGGGATCCGCCCCCACAGTACTGGTCGACTGCCTGGGCCCAGGGTGGCTACTCACagtcccctcctcaccccttcctgagcccagcctggcttctcacctggaacaaagcagcagcGCCCCTCCCTGagtcccaggagctgctgctgtctcaTGGGGAGCGGGCCGAGTTACTGGTGCTGGGACAGAGACCCTTCACCTTCTGCCCTGGGGAAACTGGAATGTCCTCAGTGACCgggcagggcgatgcctcctcctgggaatcagggctgggctcgTGGGACCtgtgcttcccacacaacaagccccagagccacccagcccggctcccctcctggGTTgagtcctgcctgcccagccgcATCATGGGACAGCTCCATTTCAGCCTGCCTGGTGCCTCTCCCACCTTGCCGCCTGCGCTGGGAGCGGGTTTCCTCTGCCAGAAAGCTGGGCGCTTCCACCTCCTGGCTCGGCCGGGAACTCCTTCCCCGCCAGAGGGGACAAAGGGACCGCTCTGCTCCTgaggaagatggcagctgcttccctcaggctctggggccacctgcagagccttcttcctcaacatcctcaggagcctggccatcctggaaccgagcgAGGAGCAGCCGTGAGTCTGGGCCCAAAGCAGCCTCTCACTAACCAGCCTTTTTGGTCCCTCCCCATCCTtgtccctgccagagcagctcctccttcccacacaggggtgcagggagtgcaatctaCACACACTGCCACGAATTCATTGCATcatctgctcccaacgttcccctTCATCATTCCTGCTGCTGTAATACCTGGggagtctcctccttttccagcactggagtcagtcacaaagaccacctgtcactttggatgagcagctccctcctgccgtCCCAGGCCACACTCCCTGCCCGGGCTacagaaggaacagaatccaggagtccagacttctcctgggaaaccatttcCCACGTCAAAGTTCCTAGGCATAACAAGCCCTGGGTCCCCTTGTTTCCAACTGATTTCCATGCTCAGAAggtcacagggtctggcccagctcagagactctcagcctggggaactctctcccacaagggaagggctgggagccccattgctgggatctttccaaacacactggagacagctctggagaagcccctcccTGGACTGAGAGCGAAGGACTCCTGGAGTCGGTTCGCAAATCCGATCTCCTTTAggagagattctctcccctctttctgcctctccccagacagacaggggacgccacagaggaaccctaatgccactcgcttgctctaggtgatggagAGATGGATGGCAGATGTTCAGGGTGGCCAGCTTTCGCTCgccctcctcctcattctccaaGCTCAAGGCAGGCTGGAAAGGGTGGTGACCTGAGGAATTACCCTGCCGAGCCaccaggcagggtgatgacactgggtgatcgactggctgtgaaaacaagaatctgtcttattgccaagggatggagtaactcagccagcagcagggggagcagaacactgccctagtgccggggggtgggaggaactgcgcctcccagctcctgacatcccagcactaTACACACCTTCATGGAGCCTGCTGCTCTtatcaatttcaaaataataaaatacaaataaaatagaatatttcagctcttCCATTAGGTCATAATCTGATCTGAGTAAATGTGATAGGACACCTCTTATTATCTCCTGCTCCAAGTGATactctccaatggatccccatcctccCCGCACCGTGAGGTAGGTGGGAGCGGATTGTTAtccctacttgaaagagggagaagctaagactgagaaaggagaattgacttgtcttaggtcacacagccagtcagtggcagagttgggaataggacccaagagcCCAGACTTTCAGACTAACCATCgcatcttgaatttcatacattgaatgacctgaataaagaaaaggagtacttgtggcaccttagagactaaccaatttatttgagcatgagctttcgtgagctacagcatctgatgaagtcagctgtagctcacgaaagcttatgctcaaataaattggttagtctctgaggtgccacatgtactccttttctttttgcgaatacagactaacatggctgttactctgagacctgaATAAAGTGTTATCAAATGAACAACCACAGTTCAAAGTAATTATTCACaaagtattttagaagaactggaatgttagagagaatcatgaactgctcagagacaattaatgcagagaagcagcaaaatttgtcAGCCATTTGACTGGTTAGGTCTTAtttacttggtcttaaaagagaccAACAAGGACCTGAGTCAACTCCCTGTTAATAATCCCCTGCTCAGCCTATCAGGGTAGAGGGGTGGGAGGCTGCAggttctcaccagagagcccaaaggatggcccCGGTCACCAGTGGGGATAACTGTCCGAGCAATATTTCAGTCCCACATTTTTGGGGGACATCCCACAATGGGAACAGCAGAgcaccccccgacacacacagacacacacacacacctctcctggTGGTCGGATGGGGAACAGGGGTAAGGAAAAAAGAagtaagagatgaagagaaaggagggagggatggaggaaaaggtaaaACCAAAAGGACACACCCTAAtctccccagtgattctaagggacaaaatcctaggtgtttggctgaaaattctgccaccttaaaCTAGTGTTTTCCATGCCTAGATTTCAGCTGGCACgagatggatcagactgaacaggttccaaacctctcagaggctcttaccttctcaagAGGAACATCTGTTTTCTCGTAAAAtctgtaaaaggaaaggaggaaactcCAAGGGGATTCCTCCTCGCGCTCATGAACGTAaaccctaatactctctcagtcctcaaagagagacctTGAGAAGGAAtcttgctgaagcaaagccacggGGATCTCTTGACGTttccctggccctgtgcccctGTCCTgtctggctgatgtcagcatctctctgtgaggtcaccacctccccatcacctttgaccaataggctgagctcctgcaaaaggcctttctGATCTCACTGCCACAACCACCCGTCCCCTGCACAGCTAATGTCCTGACGTTGGCCAGACACTTTGGAGGTTTGAATTACTCcctgtggatcaccccactcaatgagGGTTCATTCTGGGAAGCAAGCCGGctagacagtaaaacatcagaggctgctcccaatgctacactcagtttttcagaaattaggAGACTGTAtggccagaagaggccattacagcatctcatctgaccccctgcatatcacaggcatCCTGTAGACCACAATAGCTCCTGTcggggcaaacacattccagaaaggcatctagtcttcattaaacgacatcaagagatggagaatccaccactttccttggtagctagttcctgtggtgaatcatcctcgctgttgaatatttgtttctcatttgaaatatgaatttctctcttttcaccttccagccattgggtcttatGATGCCGTGCTCTGTTAGATTAACGAGCCCCTTCATacccaatattttctctccattaaggcacTTCAACACTTCAGTGAAGTCGACTCTCAATCTTCTTTCAATAagctaaacaggttgagctctttcaatagctcacgagaaggcatttttctccagccct
Protein-coding regions in this window:
- the LOC119565862 gene encoding maestro heat-like repeat-containing protein family member 7 isoform X2, with translation MLLSLLWVSQELIEELPDISPPSAILANSLISVGNLSTMTAALEPELETHLLRAALHAVFTLGMEKDTTQVQDLHRVLPNLMDAMLGNLLVESPDSDRLHDILEPMNYWIMSRVSQERARAIRSSTALLRFTITLPELDNAAEFPRMGHHVAELALFISDPAKDMSRQARREFTGSTRCCCTRGARSEDSAHCAATNGIGRTQALQPE
- the LOC119565862 gene encoding maestro heat-like repeat-containing protein family member 7 isoform X1 codes for the protein MARLLRMLRKKALQVAPEPEGSSCHLPQEQSGPFVPSGGEGVPGRARRWKRPAFWQRKPAPSAGGKGPPGTQSMRRRNGWTWPWRRLLSRTPKSSSKAKKSTMTAALEPELETHLLRAALHAVFTLGMEKDTTQVQDLHRVLPNLMDAMLGNLLVESPDSDRLHDILEPMNYWIMSRVSQERARAIRSSTALLRFTITLPELDNAAEFPRMGHHVAELALFISDPAKDMSRQARREFTGSTRCCCTRGARSEDSAHCAATNGIGRTQALQPE